A stretch of the Candidatus Eisenbacteria bacterium genome encodes the following:
- a CDS encoding response regulator, with the protein MDFLKPALIFTALACLVLSGSFLYVWIAYTRRRYALCWGLSWLAAVPHLACSWVLISAPELHVVQALDQVLLVANAALMVCGCLDFVHGRIPTRTVVLVALPFLTWGVLAPLYATEFSRAQLPNAVLLGGSYLFTAMSFLHLRRTRRTRGSLVIAILFALAGLHEFDYPLFGNLAWATAIGYTLASVLATLIALSLLILILEEARADVEEERARLRGILDALPVGVVMFRRDGSAALDNAMSRTMLGNTATATPTTLQDLAGRLLVPAEAMHRRASHDSPMARTFATGEVCVPEEFALCNPDAIPRAVLVNAGPVHDARAQLLGVVTVLQDVEEWKHIERQMVRSQRLQSLGTLAAGVAHNFNNALTLMLGHAQLARHAADLPSMRSRVESISQIASDSVGIVGRIQSLARSRPAGARAESVVELAALVRDVVELTRPRWLEGAKAEGVHYEVRTELVDGVEIRAQAAELRESVLNLVINALDAMPRGGRLTFEVGIDAGHAVLRLTDDGEGMPAEVRERVFDPFFTTKGARGTGLGLSLVFGVVERLGGEIAVESAPGSGTTFTLRFPLAGSGSAHSAMPEVRAASVARHVLVVEDDPVLRNLTVEMLEQQGHRATPAASGQAALRMLEGSDIDLVFTDLSMPGVTGWDVVSHAARVRPGIPVVLVTGWGQLISPTECAAAVERSAAPIQRAA; encoded by the coding sequence TTGGACTTCCTCAAGCCCGCGCTGATCTTCACCGCACTCGCCTGCCTGGTGCTGTCCGGATCGTTCCTCTACGTCTGGATTGCGTACACGCGCCGCCGCTACGCGCTGTGCTGGGGGCTGTCGTGGCTCGCCGCGGTTCCGCACCTGGCGTGCAGTTGGGTCCTGATCTCGGCGCCCGAGTTGCACGTGGTCCAGGCTCTCGACCAGGTGCTGCTCGTCGCGAATGCTGCGTTGATGGTGTGCGGTTGCCTCGACTTCGTGCACGGTCGCATCCCGACACGCACGGTGGTGCTGGTCGCGTTGCCGTTCCTGACCTGGGGCGTGCTGGCGCCGCTGTACGCGACCGAGTTCTCGAGGGCTCAGCTTCCGAATGCCGTGCTGTTGGGCGGCAGCTATCTCTTTACGGCAATGAGCTTCCTCCACCTTCGGCGCACGCGGCGGACGCGCGGCTCACTCGTCATCGCGATCCTGTTCGCACTGGCCGGGCTCCACGAGTTCGACTACCCGCTGTTCGGTAATCTCGCGTGGGCGACTGCGATCGGCTACACGCTGGCGTCGGTGCTCGCCACGCTGATCGCACTGAGCCTCCTGATCCTGATTCTCGAGGAGGCACGCGCCGACGTCGAGGAGGAGCGAGCGCGCCTGCGCGGCATCCTCGACGCTCTGCCGGTCGGCGTGGTCATGTTCCGACGCGACGGCTCCGCGGCGCTCGACAACGCGATGTCCCGGACCATGCTCGGAAACACGGCGACTGCGACCCCGACCACGCTTCAGGATCTCGCCGGCCGCCTGCTCGTTCCGGCCGAGGCAATGCACCGCCGCGCGAGTCACGATTCTCCGATGGCGCGAACCTTCGCGACCGGCGAGGTGTGCGTTCCCGAAGAGTTCGCGCTGTGCAATCCGGATGCGATCCCCCGTGCGGTACTGGTGAACGCAGGTCCGGTTCACGATGCACGCGCGCAACTGCTCGGCGTGGTGACGGTGCTCCAGGACGTCGAGGAGTGGAAGCACATCGAACGACAGATGGTCCGCTCGCAGCGACTCCAGTCACTCGGAACGCTGGCAGCCGGCGTCGCGCACAATTTCAACAACGCGCTGACCCTGATGCTCGGGCACGCGCAGCTGGCGCGACACGCCGCGGATCTCCCGTCGATGCGATCGCGCGTCGAATCGATCAGCCAGATCGCCAGTGACAGCGTCGGCATCGTCGGTCGCATCCAGAGCCTCGCGCGCTCCCGACCCGCAGGTGCGCGGGCGGAGTCCGTTGTCGAACTCGCGGCGCTGGTGCGCGACGTCGTCGAACTGACACGCCCGCGATGGCTCGAGGGTGCGAAAGCCGAAGGCGTTCACTACGAGGTGCGGACGGAGCTCGTGGACGGGGTCGAGATCCGCGCCCAGGCCGCGGAGCTGAGAGAGTCGGTCCTCAACCTCGTGATCAATGCGCTCGACGCGATGCCGCGCGGTGGGCGACTCACATTCGAGGTCGGCATCGATGCCGGACACGCGGTGCTGCGGCTCACCGACGACGGCGAGGGCATGCCGGCCGAAGTTCGCGAGCGGGTGTTCGATCCGTTTTTCACCACCAAGGGAGCGCGCGGTACCGGACTGGGACTCTCGCTGGTGTTCGGAGTCGTCGAGCGTCTCGGGGGAGAGATCGCGGTCGAGAGCGCGCCGGGGTCCGGCACCACGTTCACGTTGCGCTTTCCGTTGGCGGGGAGCGGATCTGCCCACTCCGCGATGCCCGAAGTGCGGGCGGCCTCCGTTGCCCGACACGTGCTGGTGGTGGAGGATGATCCCGTGCTCCGTAACCTGACGGTCGAGATGCTGGAACAACAGGGACACCGGGCAACGCCGGCCGCCTCGGGACAGGCGGCGCTCCGGATGCTCGAGGGCTCGGACATCGATCTGGTGTTCACCGACCTCTCGATGCCGGGCGTGACCGGCTGGGATGTCGTCTCGCATGCGGCGCGGGTGCGACCCGGAATTCCGGTGGTGCTGGTCACCGGTTGGGGACAGCTGATCTCGCCGACCGAGTGCGCGGCCGCGGTCGAGCGCAGCGCCGCTCCGATCCAGCGAGCGGCCTGA
- a CDS encoding two-component sensor histidine kinase: protein MTLNLVTALFASKGFMPHGHCYLWLPSMVWLHTLSDAVIALSYATIPVTLLYIVRRRKDVPFDWRFFSFGAFIVAFGATHVMSIWTLWVPVYWLAGVVKAVTALASAVTAIVLVRLVPRILTFPNRSALLELNATLAAEVERRGQAELRMQALNEDLTRQAKQMRETNHQLEAFSYSISHDLRTPLRHISGYSGMLQQMAGPQLDVASRRLLDAVSTSAVKMGSLIEGLLEFSLMNRTAMTMREVSLDAVVHELVDEVNPAPARRRVEWRVHPLPTVRGDMAYPDKLFGVFQRLHAADEFEGTGIGLANVQRIIQRHGGRTWAEGQLDAGATFYFSIPTEVAAAA, encoded by the coding sequence ATGACCTTGAACCTGGTCACGGCACTGTTCGCCTCCAAGGGGTTCATGCCGCACGGGCATTGTTATCTGTGGCTGCCCTCGATGGTGTGGCTGCACACCCTGTCCGACGCAGTGATCGCGCTCTCGTACGCGACCATTCCGGTCACCCTTCTCTACATCGTGCGTCGTCGGAAGGACGTGCCGTTCGACTGGAGGTTCTTCTCGTTCGGCGCTTTCATTGTGGCGTTCGGCGCCACCCACGTGATGTCGATCTGGACGCTATGGGTTCCGGTGTACTGGCTGGCGGGCGTGGTCAAGGCCGTCACCGCGCTGGCCTCGGCGGTCACGGCCATCGTCCTGGTTCGGCTGGTGCCGCGAATCCTCACCTTTCCGAATCGCTCCGCACTGCTCGAGTTGAACGCGACGCTCGCGGCCGAGGTCGAACGTCGCGGCCAGGCCGAACTTCGGATGCAGGCGCTGAATGAGGACCTGACTCGGCAGGCGAAGCAGATGCGTGAAACAAATCACCAGCTCGAAGCGTTCAGCTATTCGATCTCCCACGACCTGCGTACGCCGCTCCGCCACATCAGCGGATACTCCGGAATGCTGCAGCAAATGGCTGGTCCGCAGCTCGACGTGGCTTCGCGCCGCCTGCTCGACGCGGTCTCCACCTCGGCAGTCAAGATGGGGTCGCTCATCGAGGGTCTGCTCGAGTTCTCGCTCATGAACCGCACCGCGATGACCATGCGCGAGGTGTCGCTCGATGCCGTGGTGCACGAGCTGGTAGACGAGGTCAACCCGGCACCCGCCAGGCGGCGAGTCGAGTGGCGTGTTCATCCGCTGCCCACGGTGCGCGGCGACATGGCATACCCCGACAAGTTGTTCGGCGTGTTCCAGCGACTCCACGCGGCCGACGAGTTCGAGGGCACCGGAATCGGCCTCGCAAACGTGCAGCGCATCATCCAGCGCCACGGCGGTCGCACCTGGGCCGAAGGACAGCTCGACGCCGGCGCCACGTTCTACTTCTCGATTCCAACCGAAGTCGCGGCCGCCGCTTAA
- a CDS encoding PKD domain-containing protein has product MVTPSLAAGTYALRATVDTLAKAFETIETNNAQTIPLTIGPGPNRPPIAQASGTPTTGSAPLTVAFSSAGSSDPDGDPLGYAWAFGDGTTSTAASPSKTYNAAGSYSAVLTVTDGRNGSAQATVPITVTTGPPGFPATAVLDNFDRANGPVGATWVGDVNGFVVTGNAATQNCCYVSAVWNGAVFGADQEAYYTFSTLGSSVIEQDLMLKVQGTSYTSGHIEVRYDANPGRVQVSTYQNGSWTNRGASISTTFAAGDRFGARALANGTVNVYKNATLLGSRSITAWPFYNLGGRIGLTLEGASSASFENYGGGTVPAGALAMASEALPAPDLSDSGETRGSDLPGNVSLSNAYPSPTTGRALMNLSLPRETQVQFSVHDVQGREVWREDRSYGAGRWTLAWSGQGAEGGRRRAGIYLARVRVGGEQVFVRRIALLP; this is encoded by the coding sequence ATCGTCACGCCTTCGCTGGCGGCCGGGACCTACGCGCTGCGAGCCACCGTCGACACGCTGGCCAAGGCGTTCGAAACCATCGAGACCAACAACGCGCAGACCATTCCGCTCACGATCGGACCGGGGCCCAATCGGCCGCCGATCGCGCAGGCGAGCGGCACGCCGACCACAGGTTCTGCGCCCCTGACGGTCGCGTTTTCGAGCGCCGGCTCGAGCGATCCCGACGGCGATCCGCTCGGCTACGCGTGGGCATTCGGAGACGGCACGACCTCGACGGCCGCGAGTCCGAGCAAGACCTACAACGCCGCGGGCAGCTACTCCGCGGTGCTGACAGTCACCGACGGTCGCAACGGCAGCGCCCAGGCGACGGTTCCGATCACAGTGACGACCGGTCCGCCCGGGTTCCCGGCCACCGCGGTGCTCGACAACTTTGATCGCGCGAATGGCCCGGTCGGCGCGACGTGGGTCGGTGACGTGAACGGCTTCGTCGTAACCGGCAATGCTGCGACACAGAACTGCTGCTACGTTTCGGCAGTCTGGAACGGCGCGGTGTTCGGCGCCGATCAGGAGGCCTACTACACCTTCAGCACGCTTGGCTCATCGGTGATCGAGCAGGACCTCATGCTCAAGGTGCAGGGAACTTCCTATACCTCCGGGCATATCGAAGTGCGCTACGACGCGAACCCGGGTCGCGTTCAGGTGTCGACCTATCAGAACGGCAGCTGGACCAACCGCGGCGCCTCCATCTCGACCACGTTCGCCGCCGGCGATCGCTTCGGCGCACGGGCGCTCGCGAACGGAACCGTGAACGTCTACAAGAACGCGACACTGCTCGGTTCGCGTTCCATCACGGCGTGGCCGTTCTACAACCTCGGAGGTCGAATCGGCCTGACGCTCGAAGGCGCCTCCAGTGCGAGCTTCGAGAACTATGGCGGCGGCACCGTTCCGGCCGGCGCCCTCGCGATGGCGAGCGAGGCGTTACCTGCGCCCGATCTGTCGGACTCAGGCGAAACCAGAGGGTCGGATCTGCCCGGCAACGTGTCACTCTCGAACGCGTATCCGTCGCCGACCACCGGGCGCGCGCTCATGAATCTCTCGCTGCCGCGAGAAACCCAGGTCCAGTTCTCGGTCCACGACGTTCAGGGACGCGAGGTGTGGCGCGAAGACCGCAGCTACGGCGCCGGACGCTGGACGCTCGCGTGGTCCGGTCAGGGAGCCGAGGGTGGGCGACGCCGCGCCGGAATCTACCTCGCACGAGTGAGAGTCGGCGGGGAACAGGTGTTCGTGCGGCGGATCGCGTTGTTGCCCTAG